A single window of Salvia splendens isolate huo1 chromosome 6, SspV2, whole genome shotgun sequence DNA harbors:
- the LOC121808705 gene encoding uncharacterized protein LOC121808705 → MVAALGLGKFYGGSLPRPRFYSDCERIDPPLPVMDPLIAWAEEAHWSMGGVNTTRRRFQGRIEGNVSKLRVQRDDALFKKSLASPAPAVIKRRRGAVLVDDEEEDKQRVVKKKLGGKNEGSAKNNGGGKIGRVVAAGPKESVQSPVR, encoded by the coding sequence ATGGTTGCGGCCTTAGGTCTTGGCAAGTTCTACGGCGGCAGCCTCCCACGGCCGCGGTTCTACTCCGACTGCGAGAGGATCGATCCGCCGCTCCCGGTGATGGATCCCCTGATTGCCTGGGCCGAAGAGGCCCACTGGTCCATGGGCGGTGTCAACACCACGCGCCGCCGCTTCCAAGGCCGAATCGAGGGCAACGTAAGCAAGCTCCGCGTGCAGCGCGACGATGCGCTCTTTAAGAAATCTCTCGCTTCCCCAGCCCCCGCGGTTATCAAACGGCGCCGTGGGGCTGTCTTGGTGGATGACGAGGAAGAAGACAAGCAGCGTGTGGTGAAGAAGAAATTGGGCGGAAAAAATGAGGGATCGGCGAAAAACAATGGCGGCGGTAAGATTGGTAGAGTCGTGGCGGCGGGACCGAAGGAGTCGGTACAGAGTCCAGTCCGATGA
- the LOC121806590 gene encoding callose synthase 12-like, which produces MNQSSEDEEVYNIIPVHNLLADHPSLRFPEVRAAAAALRSVGDLRRPPFAPWKSHYDLLDWLALFFGFQASSVKNQREHIVLHLSNAQMRLSPPPENIDTLDPTVLRRFRRSLLRNYSNWCSYLNLKSNIWLSDSHSRHAASDNRRELLYVSLYLLIWGESANLRFVPECICYIFHNMAMELNKILEDYIDENTGRPFLPSVSGENAYLNKIVKPIYDTIKAEVDNSKNGTAPHSAWRNYDDINEYFWSKRCFDKLKWPVDLGSNFFVTGHKGKKVGKTGFVEQRSFWNLFRSFDKLWIMLFLFLQAAIIVAWEGREYPWQSLRTTEVQGKCLTVFITWSALRFLQSLLDIGMQYSLVSRETKSLGVRMVLKTVVAAVWVVVFGVFYGRILDQKDRDRNWDSGATKRRMVNFLEVVVAFLAPELLAVALFLIPWIRNFLENTNWKIFYLLSWWFQSRTFVGRGLREGLVDNVKYSLFWIVVLATKFVFSYFMQIKPMIAPTRALLDLKNVTYEWHEFFDNSNRFAVGLLWLPVVLIYLMDIQIWYSIYSSFVGAAVGLFDHLGEIRNMQQLRLRFQFFASAIQFNLMPEEQLLNSRGNIKNKIKDAIHRLKLRYGLGRPFKKLESNQVEAYKFALIWNEVIHTFREEDIVSDREVELLELPQNDKNDPRSNWDIGVIQWPCLLLCNELLLALSQAKELIDAPDWWFWNKICKSEYRRCAVIEAYDSLKHFLPAIVKYDSEERSIIRTYFQEIDQFVQLEKFTKTYNLTALPKIYDKLVRLLDLIVKPDKNADKVVNALQALYEVAIRDFLKDPRNSDQLIADGLAPQRAVSGEALLFQSAVELPSASNETFYRRVRRLHTILTSHDSMQKVPENLEARRRIAFFSNSLFMNMPHAPQVEKMRAFSVLTPYYNEEVLFSKEQLRTENEDGISTLYYMQTIYASDWRNFIERMRREGMKSERELWTTRLRDLRLWASYRGQTLTRTVRGMMYYYRALELLAFLDSASEVDMREGSQQLSSMRRNDEADRLSLDQSPSSRTLSRASSSVSLIFKGHERGTALMKFSYVVACQIYGSQKAKKDPHAEEILYLMKINEALRVAYVDEVQSGRDEKEYYSVLVKYDQKLQKEVEVYRVKLPGPVKLGEGKPENQNHSIIFTRGDAVQTIDMNQDNYFEEALKMRNLLEEFKSYYGIRKPTILGVREHIFTGSVSSLAWFMSAQETSFVTLGQRVLANPLKVRMHYGHPDVFDRFWFLTRGGISKASRVINISEDIFAGFNCTLRGGNVTHHEYIQVGKGRDVGLNQISMFEAKVASGNGEQILSRDVYRLGHRLDFFRMLSFFYTTVGFFFNTMMILLTVYAFLWGRLYLALSGVEGAALSNANDNRALGTILNQQLIIQLGLFTALPMVVENSLEHGFLNSIWDFLTMQLQLSSVFYTFSMGTRGHYFGRTVLHGGAKYRATGRGFVVQHKSFAENYRLYARSHFVKAIELGLILTVYASYSPVAKDTLVYIALTVTSWFLVVSWILGPFIFNPLGFDWLKTVYDFDDFMNWIWFKGGVFAKSEQSWEKWWYEEQDHLRTTGLWGKILETILNLRFFFFQYGIVYHLGIAAGSMSIAVYLLSWIYVLVAFGFYWVIAYAREKYAAKEHIYYRLVQFLVIIFGVVVIVALLQFTHFKFLDIFTSLLAFVPTGWGFICIAQILRPFLEKTIFWDTALSVARMYDIMFGVIVMAPVALLSWLPGFQNMQTRILFNQAFSRGLHISQILAGKKPKADE; this is translated from the coding sequence ATGAATCAGAGCTCCGAGGACGAAGAGGTTTACAACATCATCCCCGTCCACAATCTCCTCGCTGACCACCCCTCCCTCCGCTTCCCCGAAGTCCGAGCGGCCGCCGCCGCCCTCCGCTCCGTCGGCGACCTCCGCCGGCCGCCTTTCGCGCCATGGAAGTCTCACTACGACCTCCTCGATTGGCTAGCCCTATTCTTCGGGTTTCAGGCATCCAGCGTGAAGAACCAGAGGGAGCACATCGTGCTCCACCTCTCCAACGCTCAGATGCGCCTCTCCCCTCCGCCTGAGAACATCGACACGCTCGACCCGACTGTTCTCCGCCGCTTCCGCCGCTCGCTGCTTAGGAATTACTCCAATTGGTGCTCGTACCTCAACCTCAAGTCGAACATCTGGCTCTCCGACTCGCACTCGCGCCACGCGGCGTCGGATAACCGGCGGGAGCTTCTCTACGTGTCTCTGTATCTCTTGATTTGGGGTGAGTCGGCTAACTTGCGCTTCGTTCCTGAATGTATCTGTTATATTTTTCACAATATGGCGATGGAGTTGAATAAGATATTGGAGGATTATATTGATGAGAACACTGGGAGGCCCTTTTTGCCCTCGGTATCTGGGGAGAATGCTTATCTGAATAAAATTGTGAAGCCAATTTATGATACAATTAAAGCCGAGGTGGACAATAGTAAGAATGGGACGGCGCCACATTCTGCGTGGCGGAATTATGATGATATAAATGAGTACTTTTGGAGTAAGAGGTGTTTTGATAAGCTGAAATGGCCAGTTGATCTCGGGAGTAATTTTTTCGTTACGGGACACAAGGGGAAGAAGGTAGGGAAGACGGGGTTTGTGGAGCAGAGATCGTTTTGGAACTTGTTTAGGAGCTTTGATAAGTTGTGGATTATGCTGTTTCTGTTTCTTCAAGCGGCCATTATTGTTGCCTGGGAGGGCAGGGAGTATCCATGGCAGTCGTTGAGAACTACAGAAGTTCAGGGAAAGTGCTTGACTGTGTTTATAACATGGAGCGCTCTGAGGTTCTTACAGTCTCTGTTGGATATCGGAATGCAGTACAGCTTGGTTTCAAGGGAGACCAAGTCTTTGGGGGTGAGGATGGTTTTGAAAACTGTGGTTGCAGCTGTGTGGGTTGTGGTGTTTGGGGTCTTTTACGGGAGGATTTTGGATCAGAAAGATCGTGATCGTAACTGGGATAGTGGTGCAACAAAGAGGAGAATGGTCAATTTTCTTGAGGTTGTGGTGGCTTTTCTTGCTCCAGAGCTGTTGGCCGTGGCTTTATTCTTGATACCATGGATTAGGAACTTTTTGGAGAACACAAActggaaaatattttatttgctgTCGTGGTGGTTTCAAAGCAGGACTTTTGTGGGTCGAGGGCTACGGGAAGGCCTTGTTGACAATGTTAAGTACAGCCTTTTCTGGATCGTAGTGCTTGCCACAAAGTTTGTTTTTAGTTACTTCATGCAGATTAAACCCATGATTGCTCCAACAAGGGCTTTGCTGGATCTCAAAAATGTTACCTATGAGTGGCATGAGTTTTTTGACAACAGTAATCGGTTTGCAGTTGGGCTGTTGTGGCTTCCAGTTGTTCTGATTTACCTAATGGATATCCAGATTTGGTATTCAATATACTCTTCATTTGTCGGTGCAGCAGTTGGGTTGTTTGATCACTTGGGTGAAATTCGGAATATGCAGCAGTTGAGGTTGAGATTTCAGTTCTTTGCTAGTGCTATCCAGTTTAATCTTATGCCTGAGGAGCAGCTTTTGAATTCAAGAGGTAATATTAAGAACAAGATCAAGGATGCCATTCATCGATTGAAGCTGAGATATGGACTTGGCCGGCCATTTAAGAAACTTGAATCCAACCAGGTTGAGGCCTACAAATTTGCATTAATATGGAATGAGGTAATCCATACGTTCAGAGAGGAAGACATTGTCTCTGACCGTGAGGTTGAGCTCTTGGAGCTGCCTCAAAATGACAAGAATGACCCTAGAAGTAACTGGGATATCGGGGTAATTCAGTGGCCATGCTTGCTCCTGTGTAATGAGCTGCTTCTTGCACTGAGCCAGGCAAAAGAATTAATAGATGCTCCTGACTGGTGGTTTTGGAATAAGATCTGCAAGTCTGAGTATCGACGATGTGCAGTTATTGAAGCATACGACAGCTTAAAGCATTTTTTGCCCGCAATTGTGAAGTACGATTCTGAGGAGCGCTCCATAATCAGAACTTATTtccaagaaattgatcaatttgTACAGCTGGAGAAATTCACAAAAACCTATAACCTGACTGCCCTCCCCAAGATCTATGATAAGTTGGTCCGTCTTCTTGATCTTATTGTCAAGCCTGATAAAAATGCTGATAAGGTGGTGAATGCTCTTCAGGCCCTTTATGAGGTGGCTATCAGAGATTTCCTGAAAGATCCGAGAAACAGCGACCAGCTGATTGCAGATGGTCTGGCTCCTCAAAGGGCAGTTTCTGGTGAAGCGTTGCTTTTTCAGAGTGCTGTTGAGTTGCCTAGTGCAAGTAATGAAACTTTCTATCGTCGTGTTCGGAGGTTGCATACCATTCTCACCTCTCATGATTCCATGCAAAAAGTTCCAGAAAATCTTGAGGCAAGGCGTAGAATTGCCTTCTTCAGTAATTCCTTGTTCATGAACATGCCTCATGCTCCTCAAGTTGAGAAAATGAGAGCCTTCAGTGTTCTTACCCCATACTACAACGAGGAGGTGCTATTCAGCAAGGAACAGCTACGAACTGAGAATGAAGATGGGATTTCAACCCTTTACTACATGCAAACCATTTATGCTAGTGACTGGAGGAACTTCATTGAGAGGATGCGTAGGGAAGGGATGAAAAGTGAAAGAGAACTGTGGACAACTAGGTTGAGAGATCTTCGATTATGGGCGTCATACAGAGGCCAGACACTAACCCGCACAGTGAGGGGAATGATGTATTACTACCGTGCCCTAGAGTTGCTGGCTTTTCTGGATTCTGCTTCTGAGGTGGACATGAGAGAAGGATCTCAGCAACTGAGTTCCATGAGGCGTAATGATGAAGCGGACCGTTTGAGCTTAGATCAGTCTCCTTCTTCAAGAACTTTGAGCAGAGCCAGTAGTTCAGTCAGTCTTATTTTTAAAGGGCACGAGCGCGGAACAGCTTTAATGAAATTCTCTTATGTAGTTGCATGCCAGATTTATGGTTCTCAAAAGGCAAAGAAGGATCCCCATGCTGAAGAGATACTTTATTTGATGAAGATTAACGAAGCACTTCGTGTTGCCTATGTTGATGAGGTGCAATCAGGGAGGGATGAGAAAGAGTATTACTCTGTCCTGGTGAAATATGACCAGAAGTTGCAAAAGGAAGTTGAGGTATATCGGGTCAAGCTGCCTGGTCCAGTGAAGCTTGGCGAAGGGAAACCAGAGAATCAAAATCATTCCATCATATTCACCAGAGGAGATGCAGTTCAGACCATCGACATGAACCAGGATAACTACTTTGAGGAAGCTCTGAAGATGCGGAATCTCTTGGAGGAATTCAAGTCCTACTATGGTATCAGAAAACCTACCATCCTAGGAGTTCGGGAGCACATTTTTACAGGTTCTGTATCATCACTTGCTTGGTTTATGTCTGCTCAGGAGACGAGCTTTGTGACCTTGGGGCAGCGTGTTTTAGCAAATCCATTGAAAGTTCGGATGCATTATGGGCATCCTGATGTGTTTGACAGGTTTTGGTTTCTAACTCGGGGAGGTATAAGCAAGGCTTCCAGAGTAATCAACATCAGTGAGGATATTTTTGCTGGATTCAATTGCACATTGAGAGGTGGAAATGTTACCCACCATGAATACATCCAAGTTGGAAAGGGAAGGGATGTTGGGCTGAATCAGATCTCTATGTTTGAAGCCAAGGTTGCCAGCGGGAATGGTGAGCAGATACTAAGTCGAGATGTTTACAGGTTGGGTCATCGGCTGGACTTCTTCCGAatgctttctttcttttataCAACCGTGGGCTTTTTCTTCAATACCATGATGATTCTCCTCACCGTGTATGCATTTTTGTGGGGTCGGCTCTATTTGGCATTAAGTGGGGTTGAAGGTGCTGCTTTGTCAAATGCCAATGATAATCGAGCACTTGGTACAATCTTGAACCAGCAGCTCATCATCCAACTTGGTCTCTTTACTGCCTTGCCAATGGTTGTGGAGAACTCTCTTGAGCATGGATTTCTGAATTCTATTTGGGATTTTCTGACAATGCAGCTCCAACTCTCTTCAGTGTTTTATACATTTTCTATGGGGACCCGTGGTCATTACTTTGGCAGAACTGTTCTGCATGGTGGTGCAAAATACCGTGCAACTGGCCGTGGTTTTGTGGTGCAGCATAAGAGCTTTGCTGAGAACTATAGATTATATGCTCGTAGCCATTTTGTTAAGGCTATTGAACTTGGATTAATACTTACTGTTTATGCTTCTTACAGCCCAGTAGCTAAAGATACTTTGGTGTACATAGCATTGACTGTTACCAGTTGGTTTTTAGTGGTTTCGTGGATTTTAGGCCCCTTTATTTTTAACCCTTTGGGCTTTGATTGGTTAAAAACTGTGTATGACTTTGATGACTTCATGAATTGGATATGGTTCAAGGGTGGTGTGTTTGCAAAATCTGAACAGAGCTGGGAAAAGTGGTGGTACGAAGAGCAAGATCATTTGAGGACGACTGGGCTTTGGGGGAAAATACTGGAGACCATTTTGAACCTCCGTTTCTTCTTTTTCCAGTATGGTATTGTGTATCACTTAGGCATTGCTGCTGGTAGCATGAGCATTGCTGTTTACTTGCTTTCATGGATATATGTGCTAGTGGCCTTTGGGTTTTACTGGGTAATAGCTTATGCTCGGGAGAAATATGCTGCAAAGGAGCACATTTACTATCGTTTGGTTCAGTTCCTTGTGATCATCTTTGGAGTAGTTGTTATAGTTGCCTTGCTCCAGTTTACCCACTTCAAATTTTTGGATATCTTCACCAGCTTATTGGCTTTTGTTCCTACGGGCTGGGGATTCATATGTATTGCACAGATCCTTCGTCCCTTTCTGGAGAAAACCATATTCTGGGATACTGCTCTCTCTGTTGCTCGCATGTATGACATCATGTTTGGGGTTATTGTCATGGCTCCAGTCGCCCTCCTATCGTGGCTGCCCGGATTCCAAAACATGCAGACTAGGATTCTCTTCAACCAAGCTTTCAGCCGGGGCTTACACATATCTCAAATTCTGGCTGGGAAGAAACCCAAGGCTGATGAGTAA